The following DNA comes from Erigeron canadensis isolate Cc75 chromosome 3, C_canadensis_v1, whole genome shotgun sequence.
AATCAACCGAACCCATACAATTCCCATACATCGAAATCAACCCATTACACACTACCTCATGAAAAGCGTTCAAAGTTTTCGCTACAAAGCCATGAACTTGCAGCCCGAAACCAACCCCACTACTTCCTAAAACCTGACAAGCTCTCAAAACACTCCCAATAGCATAATGAACAGGCGGGAACCCCTCACAAATCATCTCCCTAAAAACATTACAAGCCTCACCCTCCATATGGTTTCTTGTATACCCCGAAATCAAACAAGACCAAGAAATCGAGTTTCTTacaggcatttcatcaaacacattACGTGCAGAGACCATATCACCGATTCGTGTATGTATATTGATAAGGGTATTGACCAAGAATACATCACAAGTATACCCACttttaaaaatgtgtaaatGAAGTTGCTTTGAATCTTGTAAAGAACAAGAATATTGATATTTGTTAAGAAGTGATTCATATTTTGATGGATTTGGGGTTTGAGGGATATTGATAAAAAAGGTTTCTTTTGTGTGAAAAAATAATGGCGCCAATGTTAGGTATACACATTTCGAATTGTGTATTAGCCTTTTGTGTGTTAATAATAAAGTGTTACTTTGAAACATTGTTACACTCTTTGTAAATTTATTTCTAGTTTTCAAAATCACTACTTCACtagtaatatatatgtgtatagattttaaacaaaataacacaTTCAGCGTCAAAGATGGTCTTACAAAGAATTTTAAGTTTCTTCGAACTTTCATAAAAAGTtttagggaaatgctaaatacagccctaaaagctatatttaacgtgcataaaaaaacttataccttccatattaaaagtccgccccctgattttcatggtaaatgtacaaacaatttatgcaccttaaacacagccctaagagttgtatttaacaaaccccaaagttttatttatttatttattttgaattacTTGAAATTGTCCGAACACTAGCCTAGTATCAGAAAAGATAAAACAGGAACAAATAAGATGCAAAATTACACACAAAGAAATATTTGACTAAAATCATTGtcataaacaataaaataaaaataaaaaattatgatttaagAATTTTTATGCAAtcatattcaatatataatCAGTACCAAGATTTGATTATTCCTTGAAATAGCTTCTATCTATAACATAAACTTATACAAGAAGAAATTGTAACAAATGGATTATGCATGTTACAAGTTACAACACTATggtatactatatataatatttaacatTCAAAATCCGGTACAAAGAAATTCATGAAACTTTGATGAACATCATCTTCTCTTCTCCtgtacaaaaaccaaaaaaaaaaaaaaaaaacggaccAGGTTACAAACACGGTGGACCAATCAAACTTTTCATGTCTCTGACTTGAAACACTCAATGGCCTCCGTTTTATCAGTTTCTTTTTGAGCGTTTACTGCCAGCAGTCGACAAGTGTGATACTGGAAACTCGATCAAAACAATGAAAGAAGCTCTATCGGCTTCTCTGAGATACTGTACCGTTCCATTCATGATTTTCACGAGCTTTTGGCTTATGTAAAGTCCAAGACCTTCTCTTGAGACACTTCTGCTGGTGTGGAACATATCTTGAATCAATTTCTCTGGGATCCCAGGTGCCGGATGGGTAATTCTGCCATTTCAAAACCACTTGTTATGTATAGATtcaatataaatatttcaaacACGAGAGTATGGCGAGATCATTCACCTAAATTCAAGATGTGCAACTTGAATTTTTGTTCCTATGTGTTCCATCCTGTGAGTCACACGAAACTGAATTGAAGATCCTTCATATTGAGGAGTGAAACTGAGAGCATTTGATAAGAAGTCAGAAAGGACTTGTTGAAGCCTCAAATTGTCACCAAATACAGATAACGATAACACTTGTTCGGGTGCATCATAAACGACCTCCACCTTCCGTTCACGGCTCAGGATCGTGATTTGGTTCAAAACCACCTCCAAAGACTCCCCAAGTTTAAACTCCGCGCATTTCATTTCCAAATAGCTGAAAGACATCATGTGATAGTGAATAATCAGATATAAATAAGATGCAACAGAACGGGCTAATACAAAATGGATAAATGGTGTTTGGATGTGGTACTGCCATTTCATATTGTACTAATCAGTTAATCAGATTTTATGAGTGTTGCCAACTTCTGATTATTATGGAAATTCATTGATAAAATATGAAAAGGgttattttttatgaaaaaagtaGGCGCATTTTGTGGAATGGAAATAAAAGTCCCTCAAAATTATTTATCTAAAGCTCGATGGCTTAGAAGGGAAAACTGAATAAGTTGAAACTTTCTATAATACGATACATAAATTTGCTTATTGTAGCTTCAAATCGAAGTCAAGAGATAATCTATTTCAAAATGTACATCCaaacatattaaaaatcaaaatatgaataaaagatCTCATAAGATCAGTTAGAAAACAATACCATTGTTCGATGCTTTCTATATCGGAATCATCTACAATCTGTGCTAATTGTTCTCGACACAAGTGACTCTTATGCACAATATGTCTCTGGTCTTCACGCAATGCTGTTGCTACCATCAAGTCCTCAATACATTTGATCCCGTTTAAACCACTTTTTAGTTCATGGCGCAAATAAGACACCTTTGTAAGGCTATTTAAAGCAGCCTGCTCAGACATTTTCTGCATCAACATGGCATGTTGAAGCTCAGGGCTCGTTACATGTAGAAAACACAAAACCCCCGTAATCTttccatctccatcaactctTTTGGTGGCAGAAAGTAACGCCTCCACGTACTTACCATTTTGGTCAAAAAACCCGAACAACAATTTATCTGAATCTAACCCAGATATTACCTCATTTAGTAATATTTTGAGCCTTGTCAGAGTATCTTCTTTTACCCGACAGCCGAAACTACCAACAGTAAAAACTTCACCAAGAAGCATACGGTTGCTGGCTTCTTCCCTCTTCAAACCGGTTAACTTTTCCATGGCATCATTCCATTCCAAGCATTTACCATACTCATCCATCATGAAGATCGGGGGAATAAGAGCACATGGGTTACGCACAATACTAGTATAATCACCTTTGACTTTTGTGTATTTGTCTGTGATTAACTTTTGACCTGTTAGATCTTGTCCGACAAAGCATACCCCTACGATCGTTTCACTTAAATCACGGCTGCAACAAGCATTTGTAACAAGTGTCACGTGACCATCTGTTTCTTGACTACCGAAACATTTAAGGTTAATTTCAATATTTTTCTCCTCGATCCCTGCATTGAACAGCATACATCATTTGTCACACACAAGGTTACATATAAGAACAAAGACAATACAAGAGCAACACAAACTATTAGATGTGGTTAATCCACCCATTTGTGGTTATGTCTTATCTAACGGGTTAGTCAGGGAGAACAAGAAAAATACATGGTACAAAAATGGTCAATTTGGTAGAAAGTTGTCCAAAGTGTAGTTGTAATGTATATAAACCTCCTAAACCATTTTAAGCTATAAAGTTGATAATTATCGAAATAATGTATATTTTGCAAATCATATTCCCCACAGGTGTATATTAATATATTCTGAAACTATAGACAAAAAGTGTTGTGGCTCAACCTGTAACAAAAATTATCCACTGTCACCCGTTAACCAACCCACTGGACCAAACCATTTGCCACCTCTATTGGAAAGCCGTTAACACGTGTGTGCAAAAGATTACCTTGTAAAGCAGAGGAGAGCATCATTTTCACTTCATCAACCGAGTCATCGACAACCAAATTGACTAGCGGGACACCAACAGCTTGATCCAATGGCAATCCAGTAATCTCGGCTATTTTATCGTTCCAACCACTGATATTTCCATTACCATCAACTGCGAGTATAGGAACCGAAGCTGTCTCAATAAGCCGAACCATTTCATTAGCTACAACCCGCAGTTCATCAACCCGTTGTATGCTCGTATCAATGGGGGGAACACATATTGTTTTCATaccatcatcatcagcagcagcatcaACTACCATCTCGTCATCTTGCAAAGACCCCCTAAGTATCAATTGTAAAGAATGAATGGCATCCATTTCCACATCTTCCCATGGTAAACTCCGGTTCTTAACCACTTCCAAAAACGCTTTAAATGACGATCGTGGATGCATTTTTCTTCCATCATCTTTATCATCAGGATCATGTTTTGCCCCACCCCATTTCACTTCCTTAGCTGTATGGGACCGAAACCAAAAAAGGAAATCTTTCGAGGTAATCTTGACAGCCGCCATTCCACAAACAGCTGGTCCCAGAATCAAAGCATTTGAATATCCGGCATCCATGAGACTATCCGTACTTAAACCAGTACTCCCTGCATGCTCTTCCAGAAGCCAATTTGCTATATCTCTGATTTGTGATTCTGTTGGAGTTATCCCGAGTAATGAACACTTATTCTTGTAGTATAGAGCTGCCCCATCACATGTAACAAGATCCATTACATTAGGCGATTGAGTCATGATCCCCATAGGAGCAACTCTCAAAAGCATATCACAAAGCACGGTTTGTGTTTTCAAGATATGTTTTTCACGCAATTGACCAGCCAGTTCAActtctttatttatttgaacACCAAAAACTTGAATCAAAAACTCACATGCATACCTCAAAGGAAATGGTACAAATCGAGCAGTTGAATGATGACAAACCACCAAACCCCATAATCTTTTCCCCTTTTGCTTTTGTTGCTGATAGATTCCACTTTCAGATTCCTCACCATCATCCTCATCGTCATCATCACCCTCATTGATCGTTACAGACATCACAAGAGATGCAATCGAGCCCATATTTGCCATGTACTGCGAATGACATCCATGTGGTGCCCTCAAAGCAGACCCAGAGAGGTTCAACGGCTGGGACAAACTCTTGGTTTGAACCACCTTCACGGATTGAGCCGCACAATCACAAATCATTCTAAccttatttttcataaaaagaaaCCTTGAAGCTTGTGGGATATCAGTAGCAGGGTAATGTAAGCCAAGATAAGGTTCAAGATCGGGTTTTTGACACTCAGCAATAACTTCACCATGTTCATCTTCATGAAATTTATAAACCATAACACGATCATAACCGGTTAAATCACTCACTTCTTTAACCAACACATCACACATTCGTGATATATTCCCACTTTGTAAAGATTGTAACCTAGATATTGATTTAGCTGCAAGCTTATAAGATTTTAAAGCTCCAGCAGCAGTTACGGGCACATCTGCAGGATTCACAGGCTCTAAATCTATCATCAACCCCACATCATTCCTATGTAAAATGGCGTAAAACGGTTTACCTGAACTCCTACAATGAACTAATATAGGATTCAACAGATTAACCTCTTGGAAGTTAGCTGCTTTTTGAAGTGCAGATGCACTTGAGGATTTAAAAAGGGTTCGTACATCCGTCCCAAATGTTAAAGCCTCTTGTTGCTCTATACTGGGGACTGCGTGTGGAGCTAAATCAAGCATCTCTAAGGCATTTTCACTATACGCTATGACACCAAAACTCTGTTCATCAATGGCAATCAAACAACCAAAAGGTTGTATTTGACTCCCTCTTTGCATTTTTTGTAAATAAGACGATACAGTCGACGATGGAACATTACTAGTTGAAGTCGAGGCATTAACATCGACAGAAGTCGAGTAATCAAATTGTCTTTCGGATTCTTCAAAATCGACATGAAGTTTAGCATCAATTGGGGTCTGTAATACTACTCTAGCACCATGTTTCAACCTTGATGAACTACTTTTGGAACAATGAGTTCTACTAGTTGATTTAGATGACATTTTTATGGGTTCAGACACAGAAATTCAAGATCCCTTGAATCTTAATCAAGATTGAAACTTTTTCCCCTAATaattcaagaaaatatataaaggtTAAAACCCAATTTGGAAACTGGAATCAAACAGTATATATCAAATGCATAGCACAAAGATTAAAGTTACACAGATAAAGATCAAGAATATGAACAACTCACCTCAAGATTAGATTCTTCTCTAGAGAAAGCTTGCAACTTTAAGCACAAAACAAGATAAGGGTCAATATAGAATTATATTCTCTTCAACAAGATAATAATTTGgccttttttttatacatatatttcctCAATAAAGAACActcaaaaaacatataattcagTGACCCATTACTTCAATATCAACCAAAAATggtaaattaatataaatatgtaaacttgtttaaaaaactactaaaaaaaagaaaaagaaaacttgaaCTCAATATacagaaaataaacaaaacctaagggaaaaaaaattttggaaaaaaaaataagttaaaaagataaaattattatCTCTTCAAGAAAATATAATTCTAgctttattattgttttaaatatAGTTTCTTCATAAAGAACACTCAAAGCCCATAACTTTTATTAGCGACACATAATAGAACTTCAATTCAATatgagaaaagaagaagaaaaaaataagaagtcaaaaaaataaaattcctAACTTTTGTGATGATAATTTTGTtacaaaacaattgttttgggAAAGATTAGTGGGACCACAAAATGACCCATATAAATTTGCAGGGTATGTAATGAGTTGCACGTGAATGTGAGGCCGACTAtctttattttaacattttttctttccatATTTGTTGATTTGGCCTAAAATTGTCAGTTGGATTGGGCTGGAATTTTGGTGCaatcaatttaatattaaaattaacttcattaatttaaatgcaATCATTTTAAGATAactttattttagttttgtatTAACTTTGTCTTGGTTGGCTTGTTTGGAGTATATTTTGAGGCATTTGAAGTCGACTACACAAGAAAAGCAATTCTCTTTTTAAGTAAACGAGCATGGTATATGCGCGATGCAACGACAGTAATGGGGAAGATAGTCTGttttattagggattttgggtagttacgtagAGGGGAAAAAAATCCAAGGATAAATAAGGTATTTTAAAGtcagaaatatttaataggggTGAGGGATTTACTTTATTAGAAAGTAGAGAAATAGAGGGTGAAGAAGACAAGAGGAGAGATGGAGAGTTGAGGACGAGATGGAGAGTTGAGGACCATTTGTAGAGAGTCATGTACGAAGTTTggctttaatatatttataaaattagctTTTATCAAAGTAACTATTATATGATTCGAGAAACTCTTTTTGTCTAGTTGATTAAGACAGAAATATCAATCCATCTAGCCATATTTGaaatatttgtttgtgtaaAACAATAGTCGTTTAATATTTTGTTGTATAAAGTTTCATCCAACGTTATTAAGTTTTGAATGAACAATATCTTGCTTATGATAATAACGTTTTGAACGGTTTAGAAACGTTAAAATCATTTTGAAACtagaaaattaaattaaaaggaaaaataaaataaaataaagcatACAATTATAGGTGtaccaagtttttttttattttgctatAAGTATGGTCAATCGAGGTGAACATGAATTCGGgtttgttaatttaattatgagaaatgttaaatacagccctaaggacTGTAtctaacgtgcataaaaaaacttgtacctttcatattaaaagttcgccccctgattttcatggtaaatgtacaaacaatttatgcatcttaaacacagccctaagagctgtatttagcaaaccctttTAATTATAATCTAGTGTTTATATATGATCACGTATTAAACGTATTAAATCACACAtgtctaattaatttaatttctagttTTCACTTATATATCTAATTCCGAATTATTATAAAGTGGCAATTTTTGTTAGATCAACTCAAGCAAGGGTTGATATGTAATAACAAAACATATGATAAACCTTATTAGATAAACAAATCTTTTTTAGATACAGTGGGAAATTTCTAAAACTGATGTTCTTACTTTACTAAGACACTTTGTACCAAACAACAATTTGTCGCAAgtaaaaaggtataaaaatcCAACATCAATCTCATTTATCGAACTTGATCTCACCACAAGGGATTAAACATAGAAGGTGACACCACGAGTACAAATGTGGCTGAGTTGTGTGTATTTTCCCCCTTCGATTGTATGCATTCACGATTAATATAATGTGTcacaaatttcaatttttggcAACATTCTAAACAAGACAAGACATTTGAAACTACATCAAAACATGCTCAAACTTCTATAAACTCGAACTTTTGGTAACCACCGAAAGGTAACATTTCGTTTGGATGAATGAGTCTTGATAATGACAATTATATAAGTTATTGACgtgtataaaataatttatcataaatttcaatatatagaaagtataatttgatattatattaCTAATAATCTGATATTATATAACTAAACGAGAAGTAAGAAAATACACTCAGAAACTTTCTTAATAAAACTTTTTCCGCCTCTCTCTcctattattttattcttatttattatttttatctatcaaACATTATtgaattaacaaaaatatattaagtgtaaacctaaatcaataataatgttgaagtatataactatttcatctttatcgtttaatttttatttccagtcataaaaatattatgaatattttttaatctaataaagcaaatttaaattttcttttttaaatatatgaaattttttttctcgCTTAATTTTTGGTGATTATTTTAAAGGAAAATTACGTACATAGtcatatttaaacatatatatcttattttgGACATCtacataaaattttattaatatggtCCAAGAATTCTTCCTACCTAAGAGCATAGGGTATGGAACCAAAATGTCGACCCCGAAAGCTTACATGGCAATCGGTGCCTAACAAGTTTCCATCTCTGCCTTGTTCTGCGCCGAGCACCACATGAAGATCCGTGGTTTCTTTGCCATTGTTCGGCATCtagcttttttttaaattgatggCCCCATCTATTgataaaataacttatttaataTAGAACAGCTAAACTTATTTGTTTATTTGCATGTTAGatattcattatttatttatttattcaatgaAGATATCTACTTgcatttttgcatttttttagtTAGTCTCATTCGCTCTCTATTAGTTCATACAATTTATTTCTTTTCGTATGAATTGCAATGAAATTATCACATGCagacttttatttattaatactaaatattgacctttatttatttttatatatacatgtcaGTAATCAGTATATATGAATctattattagtaatatctttttattaataCACTATTGAATGAAAcatagttaaaaaataatatatgtgatatattaaataaagtatGGTAAAGTGGTGTTCTGCGTCCTGGATGGTTTTGTATCCATAACTGTCTAGaactgatgaaatgatgaaaacTTATGTGACGCTGAGATGGTAGTCTGGATGGTTCTGCATCCTGTATCCATACCTGATGCTCTAACAACTTAAGTAAGAAAACCTTTGCCACCATCGTAATAGCTTGTTTGTAAAATggatatgcatacaaaatgGGTatctattttaatataaatacatatagcTAGAGTGAAAGTCATAATGAAAACTTTTGCCACCATCGTAAGTGTTAACGACATGAAACATGTATCTGAACTATCAATCATGACTTAGAACCACAAATTAAAAGTTCTTTAATATTTAACGAACAAGATATATCGATTAGCATAAAAGAAAGTACAAAAATTTAGCAAATCATTCGTATACTGCAATTGATCAATCAAAAgcttttcaataaaaaaaaatgttatacttCTATCCACACCATAAAGACAGAAGTTAAGACACTCTCAGTTTTACCAAAGGTCTTGAGTTTGATCTTAGAGATGGCAAACCTTGGAGTTGTTTcatccgaatacttgtaacgaccCGTAGTCGATATCTCATTGTCTAGGATACGTGCAAGACTTCactattatacggtgaggttttccAAGATGTcatataccgactgaatgttcggaaaaaaaagttgtaataaTTAAAAGATTCAATATCAAAGTTGCTAAAAACCTTCGAAACAGTGACCAGCTTTTATTATGAGAACTTAATAATTAAGGCGtacattttctatatatctatatacctAAATATTTTCTAAACAAAATGGTGGATTAAAAACTTAGTATTTGTTTATATGCTTTTTCTATATACATAGTACAAAATGTGGACCCAACACATCGCGTGTTAGTTTTTGAATTGTTGATAATATTTCTTACATAAATTGTTAGGTAGTAAAAATACTTTGACCATATTAGTAAATTATTATGTAGGTGGCTATAGTAGCACATACACCATCTGATATAACTATTTAGATCATTTTCTCTTATTTCAACATCTACATATTCTAatccttttaaattttttattttaacacatAAATTTCACTTGTTCTACTCTTTTATCTCCCCATTTATTTTAAACATCTGTCTTGAATCTTTACATATAGGCATGTTTGTAAACATACTAGTATATCGTCCATACAATGTATTGGAATTAAGTTTTTTTCGTTGGTGTTTAATGATTTTTAATAATGACTGTGAAACCTAAACATATTAAagtcattaattatttataagttttagaaaacaaaatagcaaatttaaattacattacaatttttaaaaatatcactTCTATTTTCTCATATTAcaccacacaaaaaaaaaaattagtagaaGCACTTCTTAGAGCATATTGTTACTCACGCAGGATCATCTAGAACGGCACATTAACACTACATCAACTTTTATCATTTCATCCATtgagtataaatcatattaatcataaaagtataaacctattaaagaaaaacaacataatactaaaataaactattatgtaaatataataatgatttaaggttttaattgaaaatttaaattaaaagaatatcAAGTGGCTGCATTATTTGACATTTTGATTTCATCTTTCCATGTGACTTTCTCTGCAatttacatacatacacatatctttatatattttgactGTACAAGAAAAACAgagaaattcaaaagaaaaattggGAGAGGAGAAAGAAATATATGCAAATACTAAACAAAAAAGAACAAGAGAGAaggaatggaaaaaaaaaaaaaaaagacgcaTCCAATCAATTTACTAAAGACAAAGCAAACCAAAAACACCGAACATCGGCATGAACATGAAGAATCTTGATGTAGTGTTTGGTGCCGGATGGCGGAGGGATGGAAGATAGCTCGGCGCTGATTACCATGTAGATGTTCGGGATCGGGGTTTTCTTTCCATACCGTATGCTCTTATCACTACTGATTTGCAAT
Coding sequences within:
- the LOC122592909 gene encoding phytochrome C is translated as MSSKSTSRTHCSKSSSSRLKHGARVVLQTPIDAKLHVDFEESERQFDYSTSVDVNASTSTSNVPSSTVSSYLQKMQRGSQIQPFGCLIAIDEQSFGVIAYSENALEMLDLAPHAVPSIEQQEALTFGTDVRTLFKSSSASALQKAANFQEVNLLNPILVHCRSSGKPFYAILHRNDVGLMIDLEPVNPADVPVTAAGALKSYKLAAKSISRLQSLQSGNISRMCDVLVKEVSDLTGYDRVMVYKFHEDEHGEVIAECQKPDLEPYLGLHYPATDIPQASRFLFMKNKVRMICDCAAQSVKVVQTKSLSQPLNLSGSALRAPHGCHSQYMANMGSIASLVMSVTINEGDDDDEDDGEESESGIYQQQKQKGKRLWGLVVCHHSTARFVPFPLRYACEFLIQVFGVQINKEVELAGQLREKHILKTQTVLCDMLLRVAPMGIMTQSPNVMDLVTCDGAALYYKNKCSLLGITPTESQIRDIANWLLEEHAGSTGLSTDSLMDAGYSNALILGPAVCGMAAVKITSKDFLFWFRSHTAKEVKWGGAKHDPDDKDDGRKMHPRSSFKAFLEVVKNRSLPWEDVEMDAIHSLQLILRGSLQDDEMVVDAAADDDGMKTICVPPIDTSIQRVDELRVVANEMVRLIETASVPILAVDGNGNISGWNDKIAEITGLPLDQAVGVPLVNLVVDDSVDEVKMMLSSALQGIEEKNIEINLKCFGSQETDGHVTLVTNACCSRDLSETIVGVCFVGQDLTGQKLITDKYTKVKGDYTSIVRNPCALIPPIFMMDEYGKCLEWNDAMEKLTGLKREEASNRMLLGEVFTVGSFGCRVKEDTLTRLKILLNEVISGLDSDKLLFGFFDQNGKYVEALLSATKRVDGDGKITGVLCFLHVTSPELQHAMLMQKMSEQAALNSLTKVSYLRHELKSGLNGIKCIEDLMVATALREDQRHIVHKSHLCREQLAQIVDDSDIESIEQCYLEMKCAEFKLGESLEVVLNQITILSRERKVEVVYDAPEQVLSLSVFGDNLRLQQVLSDFLSNALSFTPQYEGSSIQFRVTHRMEHIGTKIQVAHLEFRITHPAPGIPEKLIQDMFHTSRSVSREGLGLYISQKLVKIMNGTVQYLREADRASFIVLIEFPVSHLSTAGSKRSKRN